The genomic segment GCGGCTGACGTCGAATTCCTCGGCCAGTTCTGCTTCTTTGGGGAGGCGGGAGAGCGGTGAGACGTGGCCGGTCACGATGCGACGCGTCAGTTCCGACTGCACCAGGTGACGGCGACTGAGGCTTTTGGTGGTCACGCGTCCAGCTTAGTTCATGTCCCACCGGTTTGTCCAGAAAGATATGACCTATCGGGCAGCGGGCCTGTCTGCGGTCTGACGCCGGGATTATGGCCGCCCAGCGTGTTCCATTGCCCTATTGTCTGGGGCGCACGTTGACAAGGCCCCCCTGATCCCGTATACAAAGATAGTACGTTTAATCAAGTGCCGCTGCTGCGCTCGGCGTCCGGTCCAGCCGTTCACCACGGCTCGCCCGACGCCCTTCCTGACCCCGGAGGTCTGTATGTCACGCTCTTTTCTCTCGCTGTCCGCCGCCCTGACGCTGTGCACCCTGTCCGTCGCCCACGCCGAGGCGTTCAACTGGAAGGCCCAGAGAGGTAAGACCATTACAGTCAGTGTGGTCAAAAGCCCCTGGTCCGACATCCTGCAAGACCGGCTCGGTGAGTTCGAGAAACTCAGCGGCATCAACGTCAACCTGACGGTCCTGCCCGAGCAGCAGGCGCGCCAGAAACTCGCCATCGACTTCGCCTCCGGCGGCCGCACGGTCGACGTGTTCGACTCCAGCCTCACCGTGGAGAAGTCCCGCTTCTCGCAGGCCGGCTGGTACGAACCGCTGAACAAGTACATGGTGGCCGGCAAACTCGATCCGAACTACCGCTTCGACGACTTCTTCACCTCCGCGCGCACCGCCGTCAAGACCAGCGAAGGCCAGATTATCGGGCTGCCCTGGAAGGCGGACGTGCAGGTGCTGTACTACCGCAAGGACCTCTTCGCGCAGGCGGGCCTCAAGGCGCCCACCACCCTCGAGGAGCTTGAAAGCGCCGCGGCGAAACTGCACGTGCCCGGCAAGATGTACGGCTACGCCGCCCGCGGCCTGAAAAACGCCAACGCCTACACCTTCGCTTTCGCGCTGCAGGCGTTCGGCGGCAAATGGGTGGACAGCAAGGGCAACTCCGCCGTCAACAGTGCCCAGGCCGTCAAGGCCCTGAACTGGTACAGCGGCATGCTCAAGAAGTACGCGCCGCCCAGCGTGATCAGCTACAACTGGAGCGAAGTGCTGGGCCTGTTCCAGCAGGAGCAGCTGGCGATGTTCAACGACGGCATCGGCTTCGCGGTGCAGCTGGAAGACAAAACCAAATCCAAGGTCGCCGGAAAGGTCGGCTACGCGGTGCTGCCCGGCCGCCTGGCGCCCGCCACGTACAACGCCCTGGCGATGTCCTCCCGCAGCGGCAACAAGGACGCGGCGTTCGTGTTCATGCAGTGGGCCACCAACCGCGCGTTTGACAAGTACCTCGTGGAAAACGGCGTGACCTCCCCGCGCCAGTCGAGCTGGACGACCGCCACGAACAAGCCGCTGGACACCATTCCCTGGGCCAAAACCTACTTTGACGCCCTGAAGGTCGCCAAGCCCGCCTTCCCGGAAGTGCCCCCGGTGCAGGAAATGCGCGACACGGTCGGCATCGCCATCGTCCAGTCCATCCAGGGCGCGGCGTCCAAGCCGGCGCTCGACCAGGCCAACCGGGACTTCCAGACCGCGCTGAACAGCGCCAAGCAATGACATGACCACCTCACCGCTGCCCGGCACGCCCGTCCGGCGCCCCAGGCGCCGGCCCACGGCCCCGCTGCTGTTCGTTCTGCCCGCGCTGCTGCTGACGGTCATCGTGATCGCCTTTCCGCTGGGCTACACCCTGTACCAGTCGATGACCAACTGGGTGATCACCAGCCCCAACCCACCGAAATTCATCGGCCTGGCCAACTACGCTGAACTGCTGCGCGACCAGCGCGCGCTGCAGTCGCTGACCCGGACCCTGCTGATCACGGTGTGCTCGGTGAGCCTGCAGATGGTGCTGGGCGTGGCCATGGCGCTGGTGATGAACAAGCACTTCTTCGGCCGCGGCCTGTTCCGGACCCTGGCGCTGTTCCCGGTGGTGGCCACGCCGGTGGCGATCTCGCTGATCTTCGTCACGATGATGAACCCCCAGACCGGCGTGCTCAACCACTTCCTGACGTCGCTGGGCCTGAACGCGCAGCAGTGGATCTACGCGGAGAAGAGCGTGCTGCCCGCGCTGATCCTGGTGGACACCTGGCAGTGGACGCCGTTCGTGATGCTGATTGCCCTGGCCGGCCTGGCGACCCTGCCGAACGAGCCGTACGAGGCGGCCATGATCGACGGCGCCAACCCCTGGCAGACCTTCTGGGCGATTACCCTGCCGATGCTGATGCCCTCGCTGTTCGTGGCGCTGCTGTTCCGCGCCATCGACACGCTCAAGCTGTTCGACACCATCTATGCGATGACGCAGGGCGGCCCGGGCACCGCGTCGGAAACCATCAACCTGTACCTGTACACCCTGAGCTTCAACTACTTCCGCATGGGGTACGCCTCAAGCATGGTGATCGCGCTGCTCGTGCTGGTGCTGGGCATCACGCTGCTGCTGATCCGCGCGCGGAAACTCGCGGAGGACCGTTCATGACCGTCACAGAAGTCCGCCCGCCTGCCGCCGCGCCGGCGCGCCGCCGGGTCCGCCCGCACGCGCTCAAGGCCCAGCTGCTGCCGATGCTGATCTCCGCGTTTTTCATCGTGCCGATCGTGTTCGTCTTCTACTGGATGGTGTCGATGTCGTTCCAGACGCAGGTGGAGATCAGCGCCAGTCCCCCCACCTTCTGGTCGGCCCAGCCCACCACCGAGTGGTACAGCCAGCTGATGCGCCGCATGCCGTTCGTGCAGTACACCTGGAACAGCCTGGTGGTGGGAGTGTCCGCCACCGCGATCGGCCTCGCGATCGGCCTGCCGGCCGCGTACGCCATCGCCCGCTGGCGGCTCTCGGGCCTGAGCACCCTGTTCCTGATCACGCGCATCACGCCCGCCATCAGCTTCCTGATTCCCTGGTACATCATCGCCAAGCGCCTGAACCTGGGTGACTCGCTGGTGATCATCACGCTGCTGCACATCACCATCACCCTGCCGCTGATCATCTGGATCATGATCGGGTTCTTCGAGGCGCTGCCGACCGATCTCGAGCAGGCCGCCACGGTGGACGGCTGCACCGCGTGGCAGTCCTTCGCGCTGATCGCCGTGCCGCTCGTGAAGCCGGGCATCGTGGCCGCCGTGATCCTGGCGTTCATCCAGTCCTGGAACAACTTCCTGTTCGCCGCCGTGCTGGGCGGCCCCGGCTCG from the Deinococcus taeanensis genome contains:
- a CDS encoding carbohydrate ABC transporter permease — encoded protein: MTTSPLPGTPVRRPRRRPTAPLLFVLPALLLTVIVIAFPLGYTLYQSMTNWVITSPNPPKFIGLANYAELLRDQRALQSLTRTLLITVCSVSLQMVLGVAMALVMNKHFFGRGLFRTLALFPVVATPVAISLIFVTMMNPQTGVLNHFLTSLGLNAQQWIYAEKSVLPALILVDTWQWTPFVMLIALAGLATLPNEPYEAAMIDGANPWQTFWAITLPMLMPSLFVALLFRAIDTLKLFDTIYAMTQGGPGTASETINLYLYTLSFNYFRMGYASSMVIALLVLVLGITLLLIRARKLAEDRS
- a CDS encoding carbohydrate ABC transporter permease encodes the protein MTVTEVRPPAAAPARRRVRPHALKAQLLPMLISAFFIVPIVFVFYWMVSMSFQTQVEISASPPTFWSAQPTTEWYSQLMRRMPFVQYTWNSLVVGVSATAIGLAIGLPAAYAIARWRLSGLSTLFLITRITPAISFLIPWYIIAKRLNLGDSLVIITLLHITITLPLIIWIMIGFFEALPTDLEQAATVDGCTAWQSFALIAVPLVKPGIVAAVILAFIQSWNNFLFAAVLGGPGSQTLPVTVYGMLSFEQANWGPLAAAATLVCLPVIVGTIFFQRQLVEGLTAGAMKG
- a CDS encoding ABC transporter substrate-binding protein; this encodes MSRSFLSLSAALTLCTLSVAHAEAFNWKAQRGKTITVSVVKSPWSDILQDRLGEFEKLSGINVNLTVLPEQQARQKLAIDFASGGRTVDVFDSSLTVEKSRFSQAGWYEPLNKYMVAGKLDPNYRFDDFFTSARTAVKTSEGQIIGLPWKADVQVLYYRKDLFAQAGLKAPTTLEELESAAAKLHVPGKMYGYAARGLKNANAYTFAFALQAFGGKWVDSKGNSAVNSAQAVKALNWYSGMLKKYAPPSVISYNWSEVLGLFQQEQLAMFNDGIGFAVQLEDKTKSKVAGKVGYAVLPGRLAPATYNALAMSSRSGNKDAAFVFMQWATNRAFDKYLVENGVTSPRQSSWTTATNKPLDTIPWAKTYFDALKVAKPAFPEVPPVQEMRDTVGIAIVQSIQGAASKPALDQANRDFQTALNSAKQ